The Myxococcales bacterium region CCGTGGAGGCGCTCAAGAGCCGGTTCGAACATCGAGCCGAGGTCTGTTGCGCCGGCGACGGCGTGGTCCGACAGGCGTTCGAGGGCCTTTGAGATGTCGCTCTCGGTGGCGGGCGCGAGGCCTTGCTTCGGGTAGACGACGCGCGGCGCTACGTCGAGCGCGATGAGCGCGAAGCGGTCTTGGTCGGAGAGGGCGCGCAGCGTGGCCTCGGCGGCGGCGGTTCGCAGTTGACGCGCACTCTCGTCGCCACCGGCGGACGTGTCGACGACGACCACCAGCTCGCCTTTGACGGGAGGGAGCTTCGCGAAGTCGACCTCGGGCAAGACCCGCAACATGACGTAGTCGGCCTTGTCCTGCCCCGACTCAAAGCGCCACGCGCGAACGGGCTTCGGAGCGCTCTTCTGCGTCATCTCCAGCTGAAAGTCCGCGCGTGGAACGTAGCCGCTGCGGCGCATCGTCACGCGTCGACCACCCTCTTCGACGCGAGCGTCGAGGGCCGTGGCGACCTGGACGCCTTCGGTCGGACCGAGGTCGACGGAGAGGGAAAACTCGTCGAAGCGAACGGGGTCCTCGGAGCGAAGCGGGTAGACGTAGCGCGTCTTGCCATCGACGTTTCCGAGCAGCTCGGTGTAGCGGAGGACTACGCGCCTGGTGCCGCTGGCGGGGACAGGGAAGATGCGCGCGCGGTACGAGCGTCCGTCGATCCACTCGAGCAGCGCCGGATCGTTGCGCTGCTTCACCGCGACCGCGTATTGAGCGGCGGCCTCTCGCTTCTCGATGACCTCCCCCTCGACGAGTTGGCCGTCGGTCTCGAGGGCGAAGCTCGTCACCGTCGCGGCGGAGGGGATCGTGAACCAGTACCAACCCTCGATGGGCGTGCTGCCGGGGTTGGAGAACGTCTGGTCGACCTCCGTTTCGGCGATGCCGTCGCGGACGACGGCCCGCACCGATTGCTGGGCGATGCCGAGGGTTCGTGCCGGGGCGCCGAAGGATGCGTTCGGATCGAGGCCATAGATGCGCCCGCTGCCTGAGCCGATACTCGCGCGCCCGCCGCGCGCATCGCCCATGCCGCCGGTCCAGTCTTGCCAAAACGCCACGGCGGCGACCGTCGGCGCAGCGTCGCCGACGACCTTGCCTTGCTGCCCCGCGTTGATCTCAAGGCGACCGCCGGGCGTCGTCAGGATTGAGAGGCCACGCGCGACGTACACGCTCGCGGCGTTGGCCGTTCGTTCGATGGAGAGACCCGCACCGCTGGCCGAGACGACGCTCTTCCCGAGGAGGCACTCGATGGCCTCGCCGCCCTCGTGCGGCGCCTCAAGCCAGACCTCGCCGCGCTCGACGGCCATGCCCTTGTCGCGGAGCACGATCTCGCTCTCGCCCCGCATGAAGACCGCTGCGCCTTCCCCCGTGCGGACCAGCGCGCGGGCGCCTTTGCCCGTCTGTATGCGGGCACCCTTCGGGAGCGGCGTGCCGCTCAGGGCCGCGGCCCTGACAGCGTCGTCAACGATGCTTACATCCCCCGCCGCGAGCTCGAGCCTCGCGCCGAGGCTCCTCGACTTGGTGGGGGTCTTTGCGCGCGATGCGCCGAAGGCCACGAGGAGCGCGAGCGCCGCGAGGGCCAGGCCTCCCAGGAGCAAGAGCTTCACGGGGCGGCGAGCGGACGGGGAGGGGGTGGCGACGTTCATTTGGCGATGGGCTCCGCCATTGAACGTACGGGGTGTGGAAAGGATTTGCTTCAGCCATCGATTCGACGGACGGAACGTCGAGACGAGGCGACACCTTCATCTGCCCCAGCCAAGCCACGCGCTCGAGACCATTCGGTGCACGCGGACGATGATTCGCGCGGGCAGTCGACTCGACGCAGCGGGGCCTGGGGTCGGTCGAAAGGCGGGGACCACCCGCGCCAGAGTTGGAACGTGGTAGGAACGGCGTCAGAGGCGCCGCATGCGTATCGTGTGTCTGGGTGGTGGGCCCGCCGGGCTCTATTTTTCGATCCTGATGAAGAAGGCGGACCCGACCGCCGACATCACCGTCATCGAACGCAATCGTCCCGGTGACACGTTTGGTTGGGGCGTCGTCTTTTCCGACAAGACGATGGACGCCTTTCGCGAGGCCGACGCCCAGGTCGTGAGCGAGATCGAGGCCGCGTTCCGTCACTGGGACGACATCGACGTCTTCTTCAAGGGTCGGAAGATCACCTCTGGCGGACACGGCTTCTGCGGCATCGCGCGCGTGAAGCTCCTCGACATCTTCCAGCGGCGCGCCCGGGAACTAGGCGTTCACCTCAGGTTCGAAACGGAGTTCACGGACGTCGCCAGCTACGCCAAGGACTACGATCTGGTGGTCGGCGCCGACGGCGTCAACTCGGTGACGCGGGCCGCCCATGAGGGCCACTTCAATCCGCGCATCGACGTTCGCAAGTGTCGGTTCATCTGGCTCGGAACAAAGAAGAAGCTCGACGCCTTCACCTTCGCGTTTCGAGAGACCGAGTGGGGCTGGTTCAACCTCCACGCGTACCGCTTCGACGAGGACTGGTCGACGTTCATCGTCGAGACGCACGAGGACACCTGGAAGAGGGCCGGCCTCGACCAGATGGAGCCGAGCGATTCGATCGCCCTCTGCGAGAAGCTCTTCTCCGATCTCCTGGACGGGCATGCGCTCATCAGCAACGCGAGACACCTCCGGGGCTCGGCCATGTGGCTCAAGTTCAACCGGGTGCTCTGCGAGCGTTGGTACAAGGACAACATCGTCCTTATCGGCGACGCGGCGCACACCGCGCATTTTTCCATCGGCTCGGGCACCAAGCTCGCCATGGAGGACGCCATCGCGCTGGTGAAGGTGCTCACGAGCCGAGAGGGCGACGTCCCCGCGAGGCTGGAGCGCTACCAGCGCGAGCGAGAGGTCGAGGCGCTCAAGCTGCAGAGCGCGGCGCGCAACCGCATGACGTGGTTCGAGGACATCGACCGTTACGTAGGCCTCGAGCCGGAGCAGTTTGTCTTCTCCCTTCTGACGGGGAGCCAACGGGTCGGCTACGCGAACCAAAAGCTCCGCGACCCGGCTTACATCGAGAGCGTCGATCGCTTTATGGCGAAGGCCAGCGGCCTCGGCGACGTGGCGGCTCCTCCGATGTTTACGCCGCTCTCGCTTCGCGGGCTCACGATCGGAAACCGCGTCGCCGTCTCGCCGATGTGCATGTACAGCGCATCAGACGGGCTCCCCGACGACTTTCATCTCGTTCACTACGGCAGCCGCGCCATGGGAGGCGCGGGGCTGCTCTTTACCGAGATGACTTGCGTTGCCCCCGATGCGCGCATCACTCCCGGGTGCACGGGCTTGTGGAACGACGACCAAGCGGCTGCGTGGCAGCGCATCGTTTCGTTCGTTCACAGGATGAGCGGCGCCAAGATCGCCTTGCAGCTCGGCCACGCGGGCCG contains the following coding sequences:
- a CDS encoding bifunctional salicylyl-CoA 5-hydroxylase/oxidoreductase translates to MRIVCLGGGPAGLYFSILMKKADPTADITVIERNRPGDTFGWGVVFSDKTMDAFREADAQVVSEIEAAFRHWDDIDVFFKGRKITSGGHGFCGIARVKLLDIFQRRARELGVHLRFETEFTDVASYAKDYDLVVGADGVNSVTRAAHEGHFNPRIDVRKCRFIWLGTKKKLDAFTFAFRETEWGWFNLHAYRFDEDWSTFIVETHEDTWKRAGLDQMEPSDSIALCEKLFSDLLDGHALISNARHLRGSAMWLKFNRVLCERWYKDNIVLIGDAAHTAHFSIGSGTKLAMEDAIALVKVLTSREGDVPARLERYQREREVEALKLQSAARNRMTWFEDIDRYVGLEPEQFVFSLLTGSQRVGYANQKLRDPAYIESVDRFMAKASGLGDVAAPPMFTPLSLRGLTIGNRVAVSPMCMYSASDGLPDDFHLVHYGSRAMGGAGLLFTEMTCVAPDARITPGCTGLWNDDQAAAWQRIVSFVHRMSGAKIALQLGHAGRKGSTKLSWEGVDQPLAAGNWPLIAPSPLPYVPGQSQIPREMSRADMDAVLLDFVAATRRAATCGFDMLELHAAHGYLLSSFISPLTNVRTDDYGGSVDRRCRYPLEVFRAMRAVWPADKPMSVRISAHDWVPGGLGPDEAVQVAALFRDAGADIIHVSSGQVSKDEKPVYGRMFQVPLSDQIRNALGVPTIAVGNIFEFDHVNTIIAAGRADLCALARPHLADPSWTLHAAAAQGYGGVVWPEPYQAGRLQLERNLQRAAQMALNA